A genomic segment from Vanacampus margaritifer isolate UIUO_Vmar chromosome 3, RoL_Vmar_1.0, whole genome shotgun sequence encodes:
- the tor2a gene encoding prosalusin isoform X1: MFTLLPVLLLYVCAPALCVFQTLYCSIADSCDCDFRPNVKELEWDLYKNVYGQHLAQEVLSEEVARFVADKAPERPLVLSLHGSSGTGKTLVVGMLARHLYGSAMSSPFVHQFIPTLHFPAGGHVQLQREQLKSWVQGNLTECANSVFIFDEMDKMAPGLLDVLEPFLGTSHVVFQTNYRKAIYVFISITGEEVINQAALEQREAGRDRDEMTLAELQDAIAQTVYGNPTMYFVPGGFYNSSIIRQKLVTAFVPFLPLCRRHVERCARAQLCQRGACSRHDVARAVAAGMTYKPAPGHYFSVSGCKSVPAKIDFLL, translated from the exons ATGTTTACTCTTTTGCCCGTGCTGCTTTTGTATGTTTGCGCGCCGGCCCTCTGCGTGTTCCAGACATTATATTGCTCCATCGCCGACAGCTGCGACTGCGACTTTAGACCCAACGTCAAAG AGTTGGAGTGGGACCTGTACAAGAATGTGTATGGGCAGCACCTGGCCCAGGAAGTGCTCTCCGAGGAGGTGGCGCGCTTCGTGGCCGACAAGGCGCCCGAGAGGCCGCTGGTGCTGTCCCTTCACGGCTCGTCGGGCACGGGCAAGACGCTGGTCGTCGGCATGCTGGCGCGGCACCTGTACGGCTCGGCCATGAGCAGCCCCTTCGTCCACCAGTTCATCCCCACGTTGCATTTCCCCGCCGGCGGACACGTGCAGCTGCAGCGG GAGCAGCTGAAATCTTGGGTCCAGGGCAACTTGACCGAGTGCGCCAACTCCGTCTTCATCTTCGACGAGATGGACAAAATGGCGCCCGGGCTACTTGACGTTCTGGAGCCTTTCCTGGGCACCTCCCACGTGGTCTTTCAAACCAACTACCGCAAGGCCATCTACGTCTTCATCAG TATAACGGGCGAGGAGGTGATCAACCAGGCGGCCCTGGAGCAACGTGAGGCCGGGCGGGACCGAGACGAGATGACGTTGGCCGAGCTGCAGGACGCCATCGCTCAGACCGTCTACGGCAATCCAACCA TGTACTTCGTACCAGGTGGTTTCTACAACTCATCCATCATCCGTCAAAAGCTGGTGACCGCCTTCGTGCCCTTCCTGCCGCTGTGCCGCCGCCACGTGGAGCGATGCGCGCGAGCCCAGCTGTGCCAGCGCGGCGCCTGCAGCCGGCACGACGTGGCACGGGCCGTGGCGGCCGGCATGACGTACAAACCGGCGCCGGGACACTACTTTTCCGTCAGCGGCTGCAAAAGCGTGCCCGCCAAGATCGACTTCTTGTTGTGA
- the tor2a gene encoding prosalusin isoform X2 codes for MFTLLPVLLLYVCAPALCVFQTLYCSIADSCDCDFRPNVKELEWDLYKNVYGQHLAQEVLSEEVARFVADKAPERPLVLSLHGSSGTGKTLVVGMLARHLYGSAMSSPFVHQFIPTLHFPAGGHVQLQREQLKSWVQGNLTECANSVFIFDEMDKMAPGLLDVLEPFLGTSHVVFQTNYRKAIYVFISITGEEVINQAALEQREAGRDRDEMTLAELQDAIAQTVYGNPTSGFYNSSIIRQKLVTAFVPFLPLCRRHVERCARAQLCQRGACSRHDVARAVAAGMTYKPAPGHYFSVSGCKSVPAKIDFLL; via the exons ATGTTTACTCTTTTGCCCGTGCTGCTTTTGTATGTTTGCGCGCCGGCCCTCTGCGTGTTCCAGACATTATATTGCTCCATCGCCGACAGCTGCGACTGCGACTTTAGACCCAACGTCAAAG AGTTGGAGTGGGACCTGTACAAGAATGTGTATGGGCAGCACCTGGCCCAGGAAGTGCTCTCCGAGGAGGTGGCGCGCTTCGTGGCCGACAAGGCGCCCGAGAGGCCGCTGGTGCTGTCCCTTCACGGCTCGTCGGGCACGGGCAAGACGCTGGTCGTCGGCATGCTGGCGCGGCACCTGTACGGCTCGGCCATGAGCAGCCCCTTCGTCCACCAGTTCATCCCCACGTTGCATTTCCCCGCCGGCGGACACGTGCAGCTGCAGCGG GAGCAGCTGAAATCTTGGGTCCAGGGCAACTTGACCGAGTGCGCCAACTCCGTCTTCATCTTCGACGAGATGGACAAAATGGCGCCCGGGCTACTTGACGTTCTGGAGCCTTTCCTGGGCACCTCCCACGTGGTCTTTCAAACCAACTACCGCAAGGCCATCTACGTCTTCATCAG TATAACGGGCGAGGAGGTGATCAACCAGGCGGCCCTGGAGCAACGTGAGGCCGGGCGGGACCGAGACGAGATGACGTTGGCCGAGCTGCAGGACGCCATCGCTCAGACCGTCTACGGCAATCCAACCA GTGGTTTCTACAACTCATCCATCATCCGTCAAAAGCTGGTGACCGCCTTCGTGCCCTTCCTGCCGCTGTGCCGCCGCCACGTGGAGCGATGCGCGCGAGCCCAGCTGTGCCAGCGCGGCGCCTGCAGCCGGCACGACGTGGCACGGGCCGTGGCGGCCGGCATGACGTACAAACCGGCGCCGGGACACTACTTTTCCGTCAGCGGCTGCAAAAGCGTGCCCGCCAAGATCGACTTCTTGTTGTGA
- the LOC144048567 gene encoding natterin-3-like, whose protein sequence is MRMCLVAVVSLLLLQLCSSMLQSDPIDAPRQPKARLNEALGEVVPPLDAVRDPAPQGPGSSSSWSTADFGEHANLRWVPWNGSLPDGAVAIFNGYAERTDYVCKVKCEAGFFTGDACRYPYADKEYASTDFHVLVNVDHFEFLEWEEDSYGSVPSHAVRTCRGVDIFVGKNKYGLGKVVSQHEAFFLPWEGDEYWYKSYQVLRVNPDVYSQHISHVEYAVDQMELFHQAPETLKMAKVTNLECHAVRKTVTLDKTSASEKTWDTGRETRNGSVSTMKAKVPILGPGNVDFTEEQTLTFSEGTSLREALSHSVSVELLVPPNFSCAVRMDGRKTRADIPFKARLSRTNHDGDTHWTSITGTYDGVSVGEINAVVERCQPVADAVPCQFLKK, encoded by the exons ATGAGAATGTGTCTTGTTGCTGTGGTGTCGCTGCTTCTGCTCCAGCTCTGCAGCTCAATGCTGCAGTCGGACCCGATTGATGCCCCGCGCCAGCCCA AAGCGCGGCTGAACGAGGCCCTGGGGGAGGTGGTCCCACCCCTGGACGCAGTCCGTGACCCCGCCCCCCAAGGCccaggctcctcctcctcctggtcCACGGCCGACTTTGGCGAGCACGCCAATCTCAGGTGGGTCCCGTGGAACGGCTCCCTTCCCGACGGGGCGGTGGCCATCTTCAACGGCTACGCCGAGCGCACCGACTACGTGTGCAAGGTGAAGTGCGAGGCGGGCTTCTTCACGGGCGACGCCTGCCGCTACCCGTACGCCGACAAGGAATACGCGTCCACCGACTTCCACGTGCTGGTCAACGTGGACCACTTTGAGTTcctggagtgggaggaggactCGTACGGCTCGGTCCCATCGCACGCCGTCAGGACGTGCCGAGGCGTCGACATCTTCGTGGGCAAGAACAAGTACGGCCTCGGCAAG GTGGTGAGCCAGCACGAGGCCTTCTTCCTTCCGTGGGAGGGCGACGAGTACTGGTACAAGAGCTACCAGGTCCTGCGGGTCAACCCCGACGTGTACAGCCAGCACATCTCGCACGTGGAGTACGCCGTGGACCAGATGGAGCTCTTCCACCAAGCGCCCGAGACCCTCAAGATGGCCAAAGTCACCAACCTGGAGTGCCACGCCGTGCGCAAGACGGTGACGCTGGACAAGACCAGCGCCAGCGAGAAGACCTGGGACACCGGCCGGGAGACCCGCAACGGCTCCGTGTCCACCATGAAGGCCAAGGTGCCCATCCTGGGGCCCGGGAACGTGGACTTCACCGAGGAGCAGACGCTCACCTTCTCCGAGGGGACGAGCCTGCGGGAGGCGCTCAGCCACTCGGTCAGCGTGGAGCTCCTGGTGCCGCCCAACTTCTCGTGCGCCGTCAGGATGGACGGACGCAAGACCAGGGCCGACATCCCCTTCAAGGCGCGGCTGAGTCGCACCAACCACGACGGGGACACGCACTGGACCTCAATCACGGGGACCTACGACGGCGTCAGCGTGGGCGAGATCAACGCCGTGGTGGAGCGATGCCAGCCCGTGGCCGACGCCGTTCCGTGCCagttcttgaaaaaataa
- the tor2a gene encoding prosalusin isoform X3 yields MLQRELLDPVSLLLWTRIVQLEWDLYKNVYGQHLAQEVLSEEVARFVADKAPERPLVLSLHGSSGTGKTLVVGMLARHLYGSAMSSPFVHQFIPTLHFPAGGHVQLQREQLKSWVQGNLTECANSVFIFDEMDKMAPGLLDVLEPFLGTSHVVFQTNYRKAIYVFISITGEEVINQAALEQREAGRDRDEMTLAELQDAIAQTVYGNPTMYFVPGGFYNSSIIRQKLVTAFVPFLPLCRRHVERCARAQLCQRGACSRHDVARAVAAGMTYKPAPGHYFSVSGCKSVPAKIDFLL; encoded by the exons ATGCTGCAACGCGAACTGTTGGATCCTGTTTCGTTGTTGCTTTGGACAAGAATTGTCC AGTTGGAGTGGGACCTGTACAAGAATGTGTATGGGCAGCACCTGGCCCAGGAAGTGCTCTCCGAGGAGGTGGCGCGCTTCGTGGCCGACAAGGCGCCCGAGAGGCCGCTGGTGCTGTCCCTTCACGGCTCGTCGGGCACGGGCAAGACGCTGGTCGTCGGCATGCTGGCGCGGCACCTGTACGGCTCGGCCATGAGCAGCCCCTTCGTCCACCAGTTCATCCCCACGTTGCATTTCCCCGCCGGCGGACACGTGCAGCTGCAGCGG GAGCAGCTGAAATCTTGGGTCCAGGGCAACTTGACCGAGTGCGCCAACTCCGTCTTCATCTTCGACGAGATGGACAAAATGGCGCCCGGGCTACTTGACGTTCTGGAGCCTTTCCTGGGCACCTCCCACGTGGTCTTTCAAACCAACTACCGCAAGGCCATCTACGTCTTCATCAG TATAACGGGCGAGGAGGTGATCAACCAGGCGGCCCTGGAGCAACGTGAGGCCGGGCGGGACCGAGACGAGATGACGTTGGCCGAGCTGCAGGACGCCATCGCTCAGACCGTCTACGGCAATCCAACCA TGTACTTCGTACCAGGTGGTTTCTACAACTCATCCATCATCCGTCAAAAGCTGGTGACCGCCTTCGTGCCCTTCCTGCCGCTGTGCCGCCGCCACGTGGAGCGATGCGCGCGAGCCCAGCTGTGCCAGCGCGGCGCCTGCAGCCGGCACGACGTGGCACGGGCCGTGGCGGCCGGCATGACGTACAAACCGGCGCCGGGACACTACTTTTCCGTCAGCGGCTGCAAAAGCGTGCCCGCCAAGATCGACTTCTTGTTGTGA
- the ptrh1 gene encoding peptidyl-tRNA hydrolase produces MIKRLLVGIFTCLCFTLRQPRRYFLTMQRFLTRTVSRLWLCEPVAAAMSSETQVHTQGRRRMVVGLGNPGMEGTRHNVGMAVLGALAAHLGLGERWRSDRQLCGEVLVADARRLVLLRPRVLMNINGVAVAKAASKYGIQPEDILLVHDEMDKPLGKVAIKHGGSARGHNGVRSCMDCLRTDVMLRLRVGIGRPAGKMSVERHVLGRFGAEERNALDSVLVQSVDILMAQLQDQEEERCSSSSSPAGGKQAKVANMEPLQIHT; encoded by the exons ATGATAAAGCGCTTGCTCGTTGGCATATTTACGTGCCTTTGTTTCACTTTGCGCCAGCCACGCCGATACTTTCTGACCATGCAACGTTTTTTGACGAGAACTGTCAGCCGGCTTTGGCTGTGCGAGCCGGTCGCGGCGGCGATGAGCTCCGAAACGCAAGTGCACACTCAAGGTCGACGAAGGATG GTGGTGGGCCTGGGCAACCCGGGCATGGAGGGCACCCGGCACAACGTGGGCATGGCGGTGTTGGGCGCGCTGGCTGCCCATCTGGGCCTGGGTGAGCGTTGGCGCAGCGACAGGCAGCTTTGCGGCGAGGTGCTGGTGGCGGACGCACGCCGCCTGGTGCTGCTGCGCCCCCGCGTGCTGATGAACATCAACGGCGTGGCGGTGGCCAAAGCGG CCAGCAAGTACGGCATCCAACCTGAGGACATCCTGCTGGTCCACGACGAGATGGATAAACCTTTAGGAAAGGTCGCCATCAAACACGGGGGAAGCGCCAG AGGTCACAACGGCGTCCGGTCCTGCATGGACTGCCTTCGCACAGAC GTGATGCTCAGGCTACGGGTGGGCATCGGGCGCCCGGCGGGGAAGATGTCAGTGGAGCGCCACGTCCTGGGCCGCTTCGGTGCCGAGGAGCGCAACGCTCTGGACTCGGTTCTGGTCCAGAGTGTTGACATTCTGATGGCTCAGCTCCAagaccaagaagaagaaagatgctcctcatcctcctcgcCAGCAGGGGGCAAACAAGCCAAAGTGGCCAACATGGAACCCCTACAGATACATACATAG